One part of the Cottoperca gobio chromosome 14, fCotGob3.1, whole genome shotgun sequence genome encodes these proteins:
- the pigw gene encoding phosphatidylinositol-glycan biosynthesis class W protein, translating into MSQRDLKEAFISNLNGTSLQEVALGSFLTPLCLINRGLILTLYYQAKKTLPLPLPLISHLLLDFCLLILPLVLSCTVLSSVLHQVILSLTFVSACVLCYIYRVSYRSARPPQNTVSTFLQSHVKFNQIPFVTIFRVFVNVKTAISILAVDFSVFPRRYAKAETYGTGVMDFGVGAYVFANALVCPEARGKNISGSKMNHIAKQLLSVWPLVVLGMGRLLSLKMSGYQEHVTEYGVHWNFFFTLAIVRVVASVLLAVLPANKSWLIALLISGFYQFTLETSGLKAFIIHNNDREKDYLHANKEGIFSVVGYVAIYMAGVQVGLYVMQPRSNVRQWLQTLFNLLLGSVVLYTALYACQTLVEPVSRRLANLPFFLWSVAQSLFFMFCLGTADMVLLFSKRTSGCHLVPSSWNLYKKQSDSDKKTGEIERHCLVQAVSRNQLLFFLLANVMTGLTNSIVDTLGCSSTFSVCVLLSYMFVNCFVINVLHFWGITLKFW; encoded by the coding sequence ATGTCTCAGAGGGACCTGAAGGAAGCGTTTATCAGTAACCTCAATGGGACCAGTCTGCAGGAGGTGGCACTGGGCTCTTTTCTCACACCTCTATGTCTCATCAACAGAGGACTGATTTTGACCCTTTACTATCAGGCCAAAAAGACTCTTCCGCTGCCACTTCCACTGATTTCTCACCTGCTTCTAGATTTCTGTCTGCTTATCCTTCCCCTCGTCCTGTCGTGCACCGTGCTGAGCAGCGTTCTTCACCAGGTCATCTTAAGCCTAACCTTTGTTTCGGCATGTGTGCTTTGCTACATCTACCGTGTCAGTTATCGTTCTGCTCGGCCCCCACAGAACACAGTCAGCACCTTCCTTCAGAGTCACGTTAAATTCAACCAAATTCCCTTTGTGACCATCTTTCgagtgtttgtgaatgtgaaaacagccATAAGCATACTTGCCGTAGACTTCAGTGTCTTCCCAAGGCGATATGCTAAAGCTGAAACCTATGGGACAGGGGTTATGGACTTTGGTGTTGGAGCATATGTCTTTGCAAATGCCCTCGTCTGTCCAGAGGCACGGGGGAAGAACATCTCGGGATCCAAGATGAATCACATCGCTAAgcagctcctgtctgtgtgGCCCCTGGTTGTTCTCGGCATGGGAAGACTATTGAGCCTCAAAATGTCTGGCTACCAAGAGCATGTGACTGAATATGGCGTCCACTGGAACTTTTTCTTCACACTAGCTATTGTCAGAGTTGTGGCTTCTGTGCTTTTGGCTGTTTTACCAGCCAATAAATCATGGCTCATTGCTCTTCTGATCAGTGGATTTTATCAGTTTACTCTGGAGACATCAGGGCTGAAGGCTTTCATTATCCACAACAATGACAGAGAAAAGGACTATCTACATGCTAACAAGGAGGGCATATTCTCTGTAGTGGGCTATGTAGCTATCTACATGGCAGGAGTTCAGGTTGGACTCTATGTGATGCAACCCAGATCCAACGTTAGACAATGGCTCCAAACCCTTTTTAACCTCCTCTTGGGAAGTGTTGTCCTGTACACTGCTCTGTACGCATGTCAGACACTTGTGGAGCCAGTCTCTCGTCGCTTAGCTAATTTACCTTTTTTCCTCTGGAGTGTTGCTCAGTCTTTGTTCTTTATGTTCTGTCTTGGTACAGCTGATATGGTTTTACTGTTTTCCAAAAGAACATCAGGCTGTCACTTAGTGCCCTCATCGTGGAATTTGTATAAAAAACAATCAGACTCTGACAAAAAGACGGGTGAGATAGAAAGACACTGTCTTGTTCAAGCCGTCAGCAGGAATCAGTTGTTATTTTTCTTGCTTGCAAATGTCATGACAGGATTGACCAACTCAATAGTGGACACACTCGGTTGCAGCAGCACATTTTCAGTGTGCGTTTTGCTGTCGTACATGTTCGTGAATTGctttgtaataaatgttttacatttctgggGAATTACACTAAAATTCTGGTAA
- the ggnbp2 gene encoding gametogenetin-binding protein 2: MARLVAVCREGEEDYPFLARQIPLYIDDSLTMVMEFSDSVMDVDSQEINTSHWKQFSEYHSKLKQQDLNIALMVTSREVYSALAQLVPCVGCRRSVEHLFSHLVESGNPALEPLTVKPKGMLSVTKACLADVKKLYTLFYVHGSKLNDMIDAIPKSKKNKRCQLHSLDTHKPKPLGGSWMDVWELMSQECRDEVVLIDSACLLETLETYLRKHRFCTDCKNKVLRAYNILVGELDCSKEKGYCAALYEGLCCCPHERHIHVCCETDFIAHLLGRAEPEFSGSYERRERHAKTIDIAQEEVLTCLGIHLYERLHRIWQKLRAEEQTWQILFHLGIDALRKSFELAVEKMQGISRLEQFVEELSEEERAKELKQEKKRQKRKNRRKNKCGFDVTEQEGEDKEKTLDEGSLESVEGDCKVCGSHDEEAGCDQSAANGSTSCSCPDNTKQDLSPHSNVSDCGYSSSMEGSETGSREGSDIACSEGICNHAGDDSNAHHCAEDKEEEEEEGEEGLDSCVDCWPHSVENTQCKSKKKKRKGKGLCNDQDESEVASDEENCLTQDEIQAFLERNQSFYNNRHQYRQLLKEKFTNYCRATELSKQVCGKWFTTTSVN; this comes from the exons ATGGCACGTCTGGTAGCAGTTTGCAGGGAAGGGGAAGAGGACTACCCATTTCTCGCCAGACAAATTCCCCTGTATATTGATGATTCACTCACG ATGGTGATGGAATTTTCTGACAGTGTCATGGATGTTGACAGCCAAGAAATAAACACGTCTCATTGGAAACAATTTTCTGAG TATCACTCCAAGTTGAAGCAGCAGGACTTGAATATTGCCCTGATGGTGACTTCCAGAGAGGTGTACAGTGCATTAGCGCAGCTGGTGCCATGCGTGGGCTGCCGACGAAGTGTGGAGCACCTCTTCTCACATTTAGTGGAATCGGGGAACCCAGCCCTGGAGCCCCTAACAGTAAAACCCAAGGGCATGCTCTCTGTCACCAAAGCCTGTTTAGCAGATGTTAAGAAGCTCTACACCCTCTTCTATGTCCACGG gtcaaagttgaaTGACATGATTGATGCGAttccaaaaagtaaaaagaacaaacgcTGCCAGTTGCACTCTctagacacacacaaacctaaACCTCTGGG gGGAAGCTGGATGGATGTGTGGGAGCTGATGTCTCAGGAGTGCAGGGATGAGGTTGTCCTCATTGATAGTGCTTGTCTCTTAGAGACACTGGAGACATACTTGCGTAAACACAG GTTTTGCACTGACTGTAAGAACAAAGTTCTGAGGGCATACAACATCCTGGTGGGGGAGTTGGACTGCAGTAAAGAAAAGGGATATTGCGCTGCCTTGTACGAGGGACTATGCTGTTGCCCCCACGAACGCCACATCCATGTGTGCTGTGAGACCGACTTCATCGCTCACCTCCTTGGCCGGGCGGAGCCTGAGTTCTCAGGAAGCTATGA acgCAGAGAGCGACATGCCAAGACTATTGACATTGCACAGGAAGAAGTCCTAACCTGTCTCGGTATTCACCTGTATGAGCGGCTGCACAGGATCTGGCAGAAACTACGAGCAGAGGAGCAAACCTGGCAGATATTGTTCCATTTGGGAATTGATGCACTACGCAAAAGTTTTGAG TTGGCCGTGGAGAAAATGCAGGGGATCAGTCGGTTAGAGCAGTTTGTCGAGGAGCTGTCCGAGGAGGAGAGGGCCAAAGAGCTGAAGCAGGAGAAAAAGAGGCAAAAGCGAAAAAATCGTCGCAAAAACAAGTGTGGCTTTGACGTAACAgaacaggagggagaggacaaggagaagacTCTGGATGAG GGTTCACTTGAGTCTGTGGAGGGCGATTGCAAGGTCTGCGGTAGCCACGATGAGGAGGCCGGATGTGATCAGAGTGCCGCCAATGGAAGCACTTCCTGTAGCTGCCCAGACAACACCAAACAGG ATTTGTCTCCCCACAGCAATGTTAGTGACTGTGGCTACTCCTCAAGTATGGAGGGCAGTGAGACAGGATCGCGGGAAGGCTCTGATATTGCCTGCTCTGAGGGAATATGCAACCATGCAG GAGATGACTCCAATGCCCATCACTGTGCTGaagacaaggaggaggaggaggaggagggggaggagggattAGACAGCTGTGTGGACTGCTGGCCACACTCTGTGGAAAACACTCAATGCaagagtaaaaagaagaaaaggaagggCAAGGGTTTATGCAACGATCAG GATGAGTCAGAAGTGGCTTCAGATGAAGAGAATTGTCTGACACAGGATGAAATCCAAGCATTTTTGGAAAGAAACCAGTCCTTCTACAATAACCGCCACCAGTACCGACAGCTCCTGAAAGAGAAGTTCACCAACTACTGCCGTGCCACTGAGCTGAGCAAGCAAGTCTGTGGAAAGTGGTTTACCACCACCAGTGTCAACTAA
- the dhrs11a gene encoding dehydrogenase/reductase SDR family member 11a, producing the protein MERWKGRVALVTGASVGIGAAVARALVQQGMRVVGCARNVDKIEKLAAECQSAGYSGTLIPYKCDLSNEEEILSMFSAIKTLHKGVDVCINNAGLAHNEPLLSGKTEGWRNMIDVNVLALSICTREAYKSMKERNVDDGHIININSMGGHRVVQSADEHFYCATKYAVTALTEGIRQELREANTHIRATCISPGIVETEFAFRHHNSDPEKAAAVYESMKCLKAEDIASAVTYVLSAPPHVQIGDLQMRPVEQVS; encoded by the exons ATGGAGCGGTGGAAAGGCAGAGTGGCCCTGGTGACCGGAGCCTCGGTGGGCATTGGAGCGGCTGTTGCCCGGGCACTGGTCCAGCAAGGCATGAGGGTTGTCGGCTGTGCCAGAAATGTCGACAAAATAGAG AAGCTGGCTGCAGAATGTCAGAGTGCAGGCTACAGTGGCACGCTGATCCCTTACAAGTGTGACCTGTCCAACGAGGAGGAGATCCTTTCCATGTTTTCAGCGATCAAGACGCTACACAAGGGCGTGGACGTATGCATCAACAATGCCGGATTGGCCCACAATGAGCCCTTGCTCAGTGGAAAGACAGAGGGCTGGAGGAACATGATCGAC GTGAATGTCTTAGCCTTGTCTATCTGCACCCGTGAGGCATACAAATCAATGAAGGAGAGGAATGTGGACGATGGCCACATCATCAATATTAACAG TATGGGGGGGCATCGAGTGGTGCAGAGTGCTGATGAGCATTTCTACTGTGCCACTAAATACGCTGTGACTGCTTTGACTGAGGGCATACGGCAAGAGCTTCGAGAAGCAAACACCCACATCAGAGCCACA TGTATATCTCCTGGAATAGTGGAGACTGAGTTTGCTTTCCGACACCACAACAGCGATCCAGAGAAAGCGGCTGCAGTGTATGAGAGTATGAAA TGTTTGAAAGCAGAAGACATAGCGAGTGCCGTCACATATGTCCTCAGTGCCCCTCCTCATGTCCAG ATTGGAGATCTGCAGATGAGGCCAGTAGAGCAGGTGTCATAg